The Rhizobium leguminosarum genome includes a region encoding these proteins:
- a CDS encoding DUF1330 domain-containing protein, whose protein sequence is MAKGYWIARVDVRDAERYKDYVAAAKPAFEKYGANFLARGGAFTELEGKARVRNVVIEFPSMQHAVDCYNSPEYQIAAKIRQEVADAEMVVVEGV, encoded by the coding sequence ATGGCCAAAGGATACTGGATCGCCCGCGTCGACGTTCGCGATGCCGAGCGCTACAAGGATTATGTGGCGGCGGCCAAGCCGGCCTTCGAAAAATATGGGGCGAATTTCCTGGCGCGCGGCGGCGCCTTTACCGAGCTCGAGGGCAAGGCGCGCGTCCGCAACGTGGTGATCGAATTCCCTTCGATGCAACATGCGGTCGACTGCTATAATTCGCCGGAATACCAGATCGCCGCGAAAATCCGCCAGGAAGTCGCGGATGCGGAAATGGTGGTCGTCGAAGGCGTCTGA
- the pyrF gene encoding orotidine-5'-phosphate decarboxylase, with amino-acid sequence MDARERLIVGLDVPTIGEAERLVSTLGDDILFYKIGYQLVFAGGLEFARDLAASGKKIFLDMKLLDIDNTVASGVENIAKMGMSMLTLHAYPKAMKAAVEAAAGSGLCLLGVTVLTSMDADDLAEAGYSQDPHSLVLRRAEQARAAGMGGIVCSAEEATAVREIVGPDMAIVTPGIRPDGSDKGDQKRVMTPFDALKAGATHLVVGRPVVKAPDPRDAARAILSEMVSALWPANR; translated from the coding sequence ATGGACGCACGCGAGCGGTTGATCGTCGGCCTGGATGTTCCAACGATCGGCGAGGCGGAAAGACTGGTTTCCACGCTCGGCGACGACATTCTCTTCTACAAGATCGGCTATCAACTGGTCTTTGCCGGCGGCCTGGAATTCGCCCGCGACCTTGCCGCAAGCGGCAAGAAGATCTTTCTCGACATGAAGCTGCTCGACATCGACAACACCGTTGCCTCCGGCGTCGAGAACATCGCCAAGATGGGCATGTCGATGCTGACGCTGCACGCCTATCCGAAAGCCATGAAGGCGGCGGTCGAGGCAGCGGCCGGCTCAGGCCTCTGCCTGCTCGGCGTCACCGTGCTGACCTCGATGGATGCCGACGACCTTGCAGAGGCCGGCTACAGCCAGGATCCGCACAGCCTGGTGCTGCGCCGCGCCGAACAGGCGCGGGCGGCCGGCATGGGCGGTATCGTCTGCTCGGCGGAGGAAGCGACTGCGGTGCGCGAGATCGTCGGGCCCGACATGGCGATCGTCACCCCCGGCATTCGCCCTGATGGTAGCGACAAGGGCGACCAGAAGCGAGTGATGACGCCTTTCGACGCACTGAAGGCGGGAGCGACGCATCTCGTCGTCGGCCGGCCTGTCGTCAAGGCGCCGGATCCCCGAGATGCCGCCCGCGCGATCCTCAGCGAGATGGTGAGCGCACTCTGGCCGGCAAATCGCTAA
- a CDS encoding histidine phosphatase family protein: protein MFGIYITHPQVRIDANVPVPKWGLSDVGAARARKAAESGWARQLRRIVSSDETKAIETAEILAEASGVTVEIVRAMHENDRSATGFLPPPQFEEAANWFFAHPEQSFKGWERAVDAQARIVEAVNAVLATHDATAPIAFVGHGGVGTLLKCHLAGRPISRDRDQPGGGGNLYAFGLADRRLSCDWTPIEDWQG from the coding sequence ATGTTCGGGATCTACATCACTCATCCGCAGGTCAGGATCGACGCCAACGTGCCCGTGCCGAAATGGGGGCTTTCCGATGTCGGCGCAGCGCGCGCCCGCAAAGCAGCCGAGAGCGGCTGGGCGAGGCAATTGCGGCGCATCGTCTCCAGCGACGAGACGAAGGCGATCGAAACGGCCGAAATCCTGGCGGAAGCTTCCGGCGTGACCGTCGAGATCGTCCGTGCCATGCACGAAAATGACCGCTCGGCCACCGGCTTCCTGCCGCCGCCGCAATTCGAAGAAGCAGCAAACTGGTTCTTTGCCCATCCGGAACAGAGCTTCAAAGGCTGGGAGCGCGCCGTCGACGCGCAGGCCCGCATCGTCGAGGCTGTGAACGCCGTTCTTGCCACGCATGATGCGACGGCGCCGATCGCCTTCGTGGGCCATGGCGGCGTCGGCACACTGCTCAAATGCCATCTGGCCGGCAGGCCGATCTCCCGCGATCGCGACCAGCCGGGCGGTGGCGGCAATCTCTATGCTTTCGGCCTTGCGGATCGCCGCTTATCATGCGACTGGACACCCATCGAAGACTGGCAGGGGTGA
- the pmtA gene encoding phospholipid N-methyltransferase PmtA, producing MRLRVKVKERLGKRFDDEIRFFRGMMQGPKTVGSIVPTSSITAKRMASVVDLNSGLPVLELGPGTGAITKAILGRGVQPENLVAIEYSTDFHEHLKRSYPGVHFINGDAFDLQKTLGDFSDQVFDSVVSGIPLLNFPMAMRISLLESLLDRMPAGRPMVQISYGAISPIAANPDRYHIQHFDFVMRNIPPAQLWIYKRG from the coding sequence ATGCGCTTACGGGTCAAGGTGAAGGAGCGGTTGGGGAAGAGGTTCGACGACGAAATCCGCTTCTTCAGGGGTATGATGCAGGGACCGAAGACGGTGGGCTCGATCGTGCCGACGTCCTCGATCACCGCCAAGCGCATGGCAAGCGTCGTCGACCTCAATTCTGGGCTGCCGGTGCTCGAACTGGGGCCGGGCACGGGCGCCATCACCAAGGCCATCCTCGGCCGCGGCGTCCAGCCGGAAAATCTTGTCGCGATCGAATATTCGACGGACTTCCACGAACATCTCAAGCGAAGCTATCCCGGCGTGCACTTCATCAACGGCGACGCCTTCGATCTGCAGAAGACGCTCGGCGATTTCAGCGACCAGGTGTTCGATTCCGTCGTCTCGGGCATTCCGCTTTTGAACTTTCCGATGGCGATGCGGATCTCGCTGCTCGAAAGCCTGCTCGACCGGATGCCGGCCGGCCGGCCGATGGTGCAGATTTCCTATGGCGCGATCTCGCCGATCGCCGCCAATCCCGACCGCTACCATATCCAGCATTTCGACTTCGTCATGCGCAATATTCCGCCGGCGCAGCTCTGGATCTATAAGCGCGGCTGA
- a CDS encoding DUF72 domain-containing protein — translation MTKKTGAVRIGISGWTYAPWRGQFYPKDLPQKQELSYAARHFRSIEINGTFYGLQRPESFGRWREETPEDFVFAVKGPRFITHMLRLQDIQTALANFLASGVLRLGPKLGPILWQFPPNMVFDPSLFESFLSMLPHTRDAAIALAKRHDWHIKGPAWLTCDGHQPMRHALEIRHESFRSPAFIEMLRRHKVALVCADTVKWPLLMDITADFIYCRLHGSEKLYVSGYEDEALDIWAQRIRAWATGGEPENAPRVLAPVPVRTKGRDVYLYFDNTDVKLRAPVDADHLSQRLADLMPDSAPKAA, via the coding sequence ATGACTAAAAAGACGGGAGCGGTGCGCATCGGCATATCCGGCTGGACCTATGCGCCCTGGCGCGGCCAATTCTACCCGAAGGACCTGCCGCAGAAGCAGGAACTTTCCTATGCCGCCCGGCACTTCCGGTCGATCGAAATCAACGGCACCTTCTACGGATTGCAGCGGCCCGAAAGCTTCGGCCGCTGGCGCGAGGAAACGCCTGAGGATTTCGTCTTCGCTGTCAAGGGACCGCGCTTCATCACCCATATGCTGCGGCTGCAAGATATCCAGACGGCGCTCGCCAATTTCCTCGCCTCCGGCGTTTTGCGGCTCGGCCCCAAGCTCGGACCGATCCTCTGGCAATTCCCGCCGAACATGGTCTTCGACCCATCCCTTTTTGAAAGCTTTTTGTCGATGCTGCCGCACACCCGCGACGCAGCGATAGCGCTGGCGAAGCGGCACGACTGGCATATCAAGGGACCGGCCTGGCTTACATGCGACGGGCATCAGCCGATGCGGCATGCGCTGGAGATCCGCCACGAGAGCTTCCGCTCACCCGCCTTCATCGAGATGCTCAGGCGGCACAAGGTCGCTCTGGTCTGCGCCGATACGGTGAAATGGCCGCTGCTGATGGATATCACCGCCGATTTCATCTACTGCCGCCTGCATGGCTCGGAAAAGCTCTATGTCAGCGGCTATGAGGACGAAGCGCTCGACATATGGGCGCAACGCATCCGCGCCTGGGCCACTGGTGGAGAACCTGAGAATGCGCCGCGGGTACTGGCGCCCGTGCCGGTGCGCACCAAAGGCCGCGACGTCTATCTCTATTTCGACAATACCGATGTGAAGCTGCGCGCGCCTGTCGATGCCGATCATTTGAGCCAAAGGCTTGCCGATCTCATGCCGGATTCAGCGCCGAAAGCCGCATGA